The genomic segment GACGGGCAAACCGATGCGCATAAACCGCAACTTACACACGTATCATCTTTCACATGTGCTATCGGCGTACCAGATGAATCGATGGGACCAAAGACTGAAATTTGTTTATCAATTATTTTTATCTCAATTGCGCTTTGCGGACAAGCATCTTTACATGAGCCGCAACCGCTGCATCTCTCTTCATTGACTTCCGGTAATACGCGCTCTTCTTCCGCATCAAGAAGTATTTCACCAAGGGCTCCAAGTAATTCTCTTGCTTCCCATCTTGGGTCTCTCGGATGGCGAATAAAACCAACATGAAATTTTTTCCTGCCCCATTTTGTTGGTGACCATCTAAGCTGTGGCTCAGAGCGGTAAAGAGAAAGAAACTCCCTGTCTTTCAAGAGTTCTATGTAATCATCAAAACGTATTATTTTACCTGTATCAATAAAAGATTCTTTCTTTGGCCCGGAAATACAAGCTTGTTTATCACTAAAGCTAACCGTCTCATCTTCTTCCAGATGAATAAACACGATTCCTTCGCGGCGTGCCTTTTCATACACAAGCTCAGCATATGAAGGCATCACCATATTTTTCGTGAGCACATAGACTGTCTTGCCTGCCTTTTTCAGCTCTCTTGCCAGTGAAATAAATTTTGATGAAATATATTCGTAAAATACTCTTGCCACTGCATCTTCAGTTCCGAGGTAAAAAAGACATGAATCAAAACTACCGTTTACAGAATCCATTTCGGGCTCTGGCTCCACATAAAGTCTTGCATCATTTTTTATCGCTATATTAGAAAAACCATCATTTTTTATTGCGAGAAGACCTGCGCCAAAGCCAGTCAGTATAGAATCTTTAATGTTCATGGGTTCAAGGGCGCCACCTGACACGTATACCCCTTTTACATCGGTTGTTAATGGTTCAGATTCTTTCACAAAACCAAATTCATTAAGTGAAAATCCAAAAGATTTACTTAAAGCAAGGAGTTGTGGATTTGGACGCAAACCTGTAGCAAGCACAACATAGTTAAAACGTTCTTCCTGCAACTCACCATTGACAAAATATCGTACTGAGACGCCTGTTTCGTCTTCTTCAAAATATCGTGAATTGGCTCGGACAAAAGTAACGCCAGCGTCTCGGTATAGCTTCTCCATGAAAAATTCCTGACCAAAAAATCTGAGGTCGTTATAAAAAACCTTGATCTCTGGTTTGGCTCGTTGCAAGGTCCACTTTATCTCGCGCAAGCTATAAGAACAACAGACAGACGAACAGAGCGGATATTCCTTCGATCGCGACCCAACACACAATACAAATGCTATCTTATTGAAATCACTCGGAAGTTCTCCGTTTCGCTGATCTATGATAGCATCATACTCAAGGCTCGCGAGAACCCTCTTCCCCTTATATTCGATTGGGTCATACGGTGATAGGCCTGTTGCGATTACTATTTTATCTGCCGTTAATGACTGTCCGTCTTTAAGGGTGAGATAAAACTGACTGTTGCTCTTGTCAACAGAAACAATTTTTGTATCTTTTACCACAACGAGACGGGGGTTACCTGCAATTTCATCAAAAAAAGTTTTAAAGCCTACCCTGCAGTTTGCAATACGAGCCATGAGGCCACCCGGCTCAGCAGCAGATTCAAGGATTGTCACACTGTGGCCTTCTTTAAGGGCAACCTTTGCTGCAGATATTCCACTTATGCCGCCGCCGATGATCAATATATTCATAAAGATTTGTTTTCTCCCATGACGTAAAGTAGAAGATCCGTCAGATAGATAACCTTCCTGCCCACAGCAAAGGTTTTCATTGCCATGTGGCAGAAGGGGCAGAAGACGACGACGGTTCCTTTGGATTTGCCAAGAATCAGGGTTGAAAGCTTCTCGGTTACCCATTTGTTCAGGAAAAGCTGGTTACCTCCACAGCAACGGTCCTTCATTTTCTCACCGTCAACATCGCCACCGAAGGCGCTTATGGTATCTTCCATAATGTTCTTGTTCTTTATGGCGCTTCCCTCAGGCCTCATAAGCAGACAGCCATAATAGGGAAAGAAAACCTTATCCTTGAGATCTCTTTTTTGTTCTATTTGTGAAAGATTTTCGGCATTGAGGAGCTCCAGGGGGCTCAGGATATTAAAAGACTTGTCCGAATCTGCATCTTTCAGGTTTTTATAACAGGCGGGACAGGGCACAACGATCTCTTTACACATAGCTTGGGCTTTTGTCAGGTTCTCCCCGGAAATGCTCAGCAGCTCATTTCTGTTTCCGTATTCCAACGCACCACAGCAGTTCCAGTCAGGTATTTCCGTGAGGCTATGGCCAAGTTTTTTACAAACCTGTCTCACTCCACGATCGAGTCTCTTTGCTGAACCGGTGAGAGAACACCCCGGATAATATCCGTATTCCATTACGACCTGCCTTCTTCGGTAGGGTTCAAACCCTTTGAAGTCTTCGATGAACTCACTCTTTTGACTTTATGCGGGAGGTGAAAACCTGCATACTCCATCCATTTTGGCATGTACTTTATATAACCGCCCTTCAGCAGATCAGGCGCTGCCATGACCACCACGAAAGGCTCGTACACCCTGCCCCAGATGTTGATGCACTTCTTGAATGCCTTTTCAAAGCGGGCCTCTATGCCAAGCGATTCCTTGAGGGCTCGAACCACTTCAGGGATCCTGATCTGCCAGGGACAGGCACTGGCGCAGCGATAGCAACTCGTGCAGTAACGCACGAGAGGATGATCACCTTCGATTATTTCTCCGACAAAGAGCTTCATAAGGAGTTCCTGGGGGTTGACATTGAGCTCGAGGTCGTTGACAGTACAGACTGACGCACAGATCTTGCAACCCAGACAGACTGAAAAATCAGCCCGCCGATAACCGGTATACTTGAAAATTATTTCATGATCTATTTCATTCATTTTTCATCACTTCTTCTAATTTTTTTAAGCATCTTATGCCCTACGTCAAGGCCCCGGAGAGATGTACATCCTTTGCCCTACGTTTTTTTCAATCTTCTGCATTTTTCAGCTCATCCTCGAGAAATGTGAGATACGGTATAGTTTCATCAAAACTCTTGCCCGACATATAGGAGTACATGCCCTGGAGCCTCTCGGATACGCCTTTAAAATATTTTGTGAGCGGGATACCCTGGGGGCATGCTTCTTCACAGGCTCCGCACCCGACGCAGGTCTGTGAAACATGGTACATCCGTATAAAATGAAAGAGTTCTTTTCCCTGCGGTAATTGCACAGGACCTGATCGTAGTATTTTATTCAATAGGGCATCACCTTTGGGAAGATACTCGTCACCGTTAAAAACACAATCAATACAATAACATACAGGACACATGTCCCTGCAGTTCATGCACATGATACATTTTGTGAAGTCTTTTGCAAACGTTTTCATATCGTTCTGGAACTTATCTGTTTTTTCGCTTCCGCTCATGAGCATTTCCGTTTTGTTTTCTTCTGATTCACCCTCTATGAGCGTAAGGAATGTTTCTCCCTTTTCGGTGTAAGGAAACGCCCAGAAAAGGCCGTCCTTATCAATCCTGATACCAGCATCTCCCACAACCCCTCTTTTTTCCCTACATACTTTACAAGCCCAGCGCATTGTATCGGAGTTTTTAAAATAATCCTTTAATTGACCTGCCTCTACTGGTATATCGTCAGCCTTTTCTTTTGAAGATACAGTCCCGAGACAATCAATCGATACAGCGATTATATCTTCGCGCTCAATCTGGTTTAACTTGATCAATTCAATATATGCCCTTATCTCGCAGGGCCTCAGCATAAGAATAATCTTTGTCCCCTTTGAAAATAAACGGCGTAAATGCAATGCCCCGTTTGTGCTGAATATGGGATTCAAAAATGAATAATGATCAAGATGATTTTTGAATGCCCGGAGGCTGACACCATTTTCATCCTTTTCAAACCCTAAAACAAGATGCTGATCATCTTTTAAAAAACGGTTGAGGGTATCTTCGATACTGCCATTTTTAATTTTCTTTCCTAACATTTTTCCTTTCCTTTATCTCGTTATACATGCCTGTGACTTTTTCTACAAAACGCCGCGCCTCGGCGGCACTCACCCAGAAAAGTCGGAGCTTGTCATTCATTGAAAATGCATCGAACATTTCTTTCAAGGCAGCAATCTTTCTCCGTGTAAAGTAATTTCCTTTTATAAAATGGCAATCGCCCGGATGGCATCCGGCGACAAAGACCCCGTCCGCTCCTTCGAATATTGCTTTAATAACAAAGGCAGGATCGACTCTGCTTGAACAGGGCACCTGAACCAGCTTCACTCCGTCAGGGTATTTCAGCCTCAAGCTTCCTGCCATTTCAGAAGCTTTAAATGTACAGTAAGAACAGGCAAACCCGATTATTTCCGGGTTCTTTTCAGCTTTATCTTGTGACATATTACCTCCAGCACTTCAGTAAATAGTTGTTTAAAATCAGTCGTTATTAGTTTTGCCTTTGCTATTCACTATCGACTATTCACTGTCTTTATATTGCCTCCAATAGCGCGCCGATCTCATCATCGATGATCGCATCGACATATCCTCTCAGACTTATAGCAGACGAGGGGCAGGTAGCGTTACAGAGTCCGCAACCCATACAAGCTGCCTCCTCCACATGGACTACCCTTTTCTCCTCATTAAACTTTATGGCATTTGCAACACACGCCGTTTCACACATTCTGCATCCGCTGCATCTCTTCGGATCAACAGAGGAGACGAAGGGATCTACGATGGCATACCCCAGGTTCAGGAACGCATAGAGCTTGAGCGCCGATGCCCTGCCGTGGTTGATGGACTCCTCTACATCCTTCGGCCCCGAACAGGACCCTGCGATAAGTATCCCCTTTACCGCCGTATCAAAAGGTCTCAGCTTGATGTGGGCTTCAAGAAAGAACTTATCCTTATCGAGGGTAATCTTGAGGAGTGATGCGATTAACTTGCTGTCCTCAGGGGAAGACATGCCTATGGAAAGGACGGCAAGATCAAACTCCCGCTCAAAGGTCTCGCCGAAAAGCGTATCCTCGCCCCGTATGATCAGTCCTTTAGGTGTCGGTATAATCTCGGCGATGTTACTCCTCGTAAAGAGTACACCTTTTTCCTGGGTATCCTCATAGAACTCCTCTCCGCCTTTCGGATGAGCCCTCACGTCCATATAAAAGGATTCCACGTATGAATCCTTGTACTTATCCTTTATCGCATCCCCCACACGGAGTGCATTGATACAGCAGACCCTTGAACAGTATGCCTTTCCAATTTGCTCATCCCTCGAACCCACGCAATGAAGGATAGCAATTCTCGGTTTCTCAGGCAGGACCAAAATATCTTTACTTTGCTCAAATTCGAGGGTCGTCACGATCCTCTCATCCTTACCATAGTTAAGCTCAGGCTTAAGTCGGGGATCAAAAGGCGAAAAACCTATGGCTGCAACAACCCCGCCTACAATGATCTTTGTCTCACCTGCCGGCGTTTTGAGCATTGCTTCATAATTTCCAAAGAACCCTACAAACGATTCGATCGTCGCTGAGGTAAATATTTCCACATTTTCCGATGACTCAAGGTCCTTTACCATGTTCGCCACGATCGTCGAACCGTCTTGCCCGATGGGCCACACATTCTTTAAACTTCTTACGTGACCGCCCAGCTCCGCCTCCTTCTCCACCAGATAGACATGCATGCCCATCCTGGAGAGAAATGTTGCTGCGCTGAGACCTGAAACGCCACCTCCTATGATAAGGGCCGACTTGGTTACATCGACAACTTTCTCCTCGAGTGGCACATAGTGCGACGCACCGTATAGGGCCGAAAGAATAAGTCTTCTTGCCTTCTCCGTATTCTCCTCTATATCATCACCGACCCACGAGCAATGCTCTCTGATGCTCACCCTCCTCAGGAGAAAGGGATTGAGATTCGATTTCCTGAGCACGTCTTTAAAGAGCTCTCCATGAAGCCCAGGGGTGCATGACGCGACAACAACTCTATTGAGGTCATGCTTTTCTATGCTCTCCTTGATCAGGTCCTGACCCGGTTCTGAACAGACAAAAGCATAATCCTCAGAAACGGTGACTCCTGAGATTTTCCTGAAATAGGCACTTAGTTTCTTTACGTCTACTGTATGTTTGATATTGTGACCGCAATGACAGATAAAGATGCCCGTCTTCATAAACTGACCCCAGTGGGACGTGGGACGTGGGACGTGGGACGAAGAATTAGGGGGAACTGTATGCTCTTACTATTCACTATTCACCATCCGCTATTCACTGGTTTATATACTCCATGCATCTCGATGCCGCTTCCCCGCTGGACGCGACGGTATCAGGCACGTCTTTCGGTCCTGACCCCATGCCACAGACGAATATACCGTCCACATTTGTAATCGATTGGGCCACTGAATTTGCTTTGATAAATCCATATTCATCTCTGTCGATGGACATGATCTTGCAGAGCTCTTCCGTTCCTTTCCGCGGTCTCACCCCTGTGGCAAGGATGACAAGATCTACCTCAACCTCCCGCATCTCTCCGCTCAGCATATCCTCAACCCTTACGAGGAGCCCGTTCTCCCCCTGCACTACCTCTCCGGGAATACCTCTCATATAAAGAATCCCGTTCTCCTGGGTACTCTTATAAAACTCCTCGTAGTTCTTGCCGTAAGCCCTTACATCGATATAGGAAATATAAATCTGTGCGTCCCGTATCCTGTCCTTCACAATGCTCGCATGTTTTGCCGTATACATACAGCAGACTCGCGAGCAATAACGGGCACCGCTCTGTCTGTCCCTCGACCCGACGCACTGAATAAAGTAGAACCGTTTCGGCACCCGCCCGTTTAGCAGTATATCACCAGCGGTAGGCCCCGTCACCGAGCAAATCCTCTCAAACTCAATGCCCGTTATCACCCCTTCCAAGGTGCCATACCCATATTCCCGTTTCTCTGTGGGGTCATAGAGGTCAAATCCCGGGGCGAGAACTATGCTATCAACGTCCAAATCAACGATTTCATCTTTCAGACTATGATCAACAGCCCCCACCTCACAACGCCTCTCACATTCCCCGCACTGGATACATCCCTCAATCTGACCGGCCAAACACCGGCCGGCTTCAGTCATGGCCTCTTCTGCGCTGTAACCAAGGGCTACTTCACGAAAATTGGTCACTCTCTGATTAATCTCTTCCTCAGGCATGGGAATACGGTCTGCCTTAGTTACCCATGTCGAAAGTTTTTTCACTTCATCTTCGGATAATTTTTCCGGCTTCGCATCTATGCTCTCAGCGACTATTGCCTCTCCCTTCAGAAACTTAATAATGGAGCGAGCCGCTTTCTTGCCTGCTGCAATAGCGTCAACCACATAGGCGGGCCCTGTCGTAACATCACCACCGGCAAATACGCCTTCTACGCTGGTTGTACAGGTAACAGGATCAGCCTCAACCGTTCCGTTCTTCCTCAATTTGACCCCAAGGGGATTAAGGAAATCGGTCTCTGTTGCCTGCCCGAGAGCAGTAATTACCGTATCAACAGGCACTGAAAATTCAGAACCTTTTATCTCTACCGGCCGTCTCCGTCCGCTTGCATCAGGTTCGCCAAGCTCCATACGGATACACTCTGCTGCCGATACTTTTCCGTTGCTGCCATTAAACCGCACGGGTGTTGCAAGAAACTCTATTATAATCCCTTCATGTATAAGTGCCTCAACTTCTTCATCGGCCGCTGGCATCTCCTGACGGGTTCTACGATAGATCAACGTCACCTCTTCACTTCCAAGACGTTTGGCCGTTCTCGCACAATCAACCGCCGTATTGCCGCCCCCTATCACAGCCACCTTTTTTCCAATTAAAGGGACTCGCGTCGCCCCCTCCACCAGCAAAGCTGGCAGAGCCACCCCCTCTCGCTCGCCGTGCGATCTAAGAGATTCCTTTTCAAGGGATTCCCCCTTATTGACAGCCCGCAGAAACCTGAGTCCGTCCATAATGCCGGAAAGGTCTTCCCCTTCCACACCAAGCCGAATTCCTACGGGGGCACCGGTACCGACAAAAATGGCCTCATACTCATTCTTCAGAGTTTCGGCATCCATATTTTTGCCGATCTCAATACCGCACTCAATTTTTACACCCATCCGCCTTATATATCCGATCTCTTTATCAAGCTCCGCCTTCGGCAAACGGTATTCCGGTATTGCATACCGCAACATGCCGCCCGGCTCGGGAAGGGTCTCAAAGACCGTCACAGCGTGCCCCTCCATGGCAAGATCATGGGCACAGGAAAGCCCTGCCGGTCCGGCGCCGATGACCGCCACTTTCCTCTCCGTCGTCTGTACCTGGGGCGGCTCAAGGGTATCGAGATCAAAACGGTCAACAGCAGACCGCTTCAGATCACGGATCGCCAGAGGAGAATCAAGTTGTCCTCTGTTACAGACACCCTCGCAGGGCGCGTAACAGACCCTCCCGCATGAGGAGGGAAACGGGTTCGTCTCCCTGATGAGCATGTAGGCATCCTCAAACCTCCCCTCGCTGATATGCTTCAGGTAGCCGAGCACGTTCGTGTGAATCGGACATGCGTCAACACATGCCGCCTTACAGGGACGGTCCGCCCGTTTATCGATGCTTGCCTTATTCGGTATTGCCTGGGGAAATGGTATGTATATGGCCTTCCGAGGTCCGGTACCCATATTGAATTCGCTCTTCATCACTACAGGACAGCCGGGGGAGCAACTCCCACAGGCCGTACATTTTTTAATATCCACGTAACGGGTTTTCTTTAATATGGTAACAGTGAAACCCGTCCCGTTCTTCTTAATTGCCACGGGTTTTGCCCATGAGAGAAGGTCAATCCTCTTCTCAAGGGCCACCTCCACCATCTTGGGCGAAAGGGTGCACGTTGAACAATCGAGAGTAGGGAAGGTTTTGTCCAATTGAATCATCCTTCCCCCGATGGAAGGACCCTCTTCGAGCATAGTTACCTTCACCCCGCATGAAGCGAGTTCAAGGCCCGCTGTAATGCCGCCTATACCTCCACCAACGACAAGAACGTGTTTCATTTAAAAGCCTCAAAGATATTTTCGTAATGTCTAACACGTAACACGTAACAGAATTTAACCTTCATTGCTCGAATCTTCTTTCTGCTTCTCGTCTGTCTGATATATTATTTTGGTACAGTTATAAGCAACTCTACCGCAGCATATCCCGACCCATCCACTACCATACCGGACGGGCTTCACTTCTTTGCCGCAGTAAGGACACTTGATCATATCCATAGTTCATTTATTCCCAATACCATATGATACCATGATGTATTAACCCTTAATAATGTTTCTCAGTTTATCCCTTACCTTATGGATGTCTGCAATGATACCGAAATGTGCATACTGAAAAATGGGTGCTTCCGGGTCTTTATTCACCGCAATTATGCAATCTGAGTCTTTCATGCCTGCAATGTGCTGAAATGCACCGCTTATGCCCATAGCGAGGTATACCTTAGGCTTGACTGTTTTCCCAGAAGTACCAACCTGTCGCGGCTTGGGAAGCCACTGCTTGTCAATTACCGGTCTTGAACCGGAAAGGACTGCCTTCAGCATTCCAGCAAGTTCTTCATAGTCAGGTATCTCATCCTTATTCCCGACCCCTCTTCCTACCGAGAGGAGGAATTCTGCCTTCGTAATATCTATCTCTGCCGTCTCTTCTTCCACATATTCTATGAAACTTCTCCCTTCAGCGGCAGGGGTACCTTCAATTGTCTCAGTAATAGGAGACGATGCCTTTTCAACAGCATACTCTTTAAAACTGCCGCTTCGTACCGTGATGACGCAAGTCCCCTCCCCTGTCTGTCTAAATTCTCCAAAAAGCTTATCCGAATAATAGCTTTTGTAGAAAAAATTCTTCTCTTTATTGAACCCGCTTACGTCGGTAATGAGGGGCAAATTGAAATATCCCGCCACATACGAAGCAAGCTCTGTTCCTGAAGATGAGTGAGTAAATACTATCGTATCGGGATTACCCCTGTAATCAATCACTGCCTGTACCACCTTTACCATATTTAAGGGGTTGAGGAAAGTTGCTTCTTCCAGTTTTACTTTTATAATGGTATTGACCAGTTTTTCATTTATTAAATATGAGTTGTCATCAGGAACGAGAAGCGAAACATCCTTTCCCATGAGAGCGCAGATACCTATGGAATCGAGGTTTCTCTCCTCAAAAACACCTCGTCTTACTTCAGCCACAACCAGTGCGTAACTCATTAATATACCCCCTTTTCTTTTAAGATTCCAAGAAGGTCTTTGCATACGCCTTCGAGCTCACCGGAGAGTATTGTTGCCCCTCCCTTCTTTGGCGGATAGACCCATTTTACAACCTCTATCATGCTGTTCAGATTTTCGTCGTATGCTTTCGCTTTAAAAAGCTTACGTTCCACCTTGGAAGCCTTTCTTATACCCATAATGGATACATATCTGGGCTCATTGATTCCACTCTGTATAGAAAGAACACAGGGCAATATTATCTTTATCCTTTCCTGGAGACCAC from the Pseudomonadota bacterium genome contains:
- a CDS encoding FAD-dependent oxidoreductase, with the translated sequence MNILIIGGGISGISAAKVALKEGHSVTILESAAEPGGLMARIANCRVGFKTFFDEIAGNPRLVVVKDTKIVSVDKSNSQFYLTLKDGQSLTADKIVIATGLSPYDPIEYKGKRVLASLEYDAIIDQRNGELPSDFNKIAFVLCVGSRSKEYPLCSSVCCSYSLREIKWTLQRAKPEIKVFYNDLRFFGQEFFMEKLYRDAGVTFVRANSRYFEEDETGVSVRYFVNGELQEERFNYVVLATGLRPNPQLLALSKSFGFSLNEFGFVKESEPLTTDVKGVYVSGGALEPMNIKDSILTGFGAGLLAIKNDGFSNIAIKNDARLYVEPEPEMDSVNGSFDSCLFYLGTEDAVARVFYEYISSKFISLARELKKAGKTVYVLTKNMVMPSYAELVYEKARREGIVFIHLEEDETVSFSDKQACISGPKKESFIDTGKIIRFDDYIELLKDREFLSLYRSEPQLRWSPTKWGRKKFHVGFIRHPRDPRWEARELLGALGEILLDAEEERVLPEVNEERCSGCGSCKDACPQSAIEIKIIDKQISVFGPIDSSGTPIAHVKDDTCVSCGLCASVCPSDVISFPAALLSGGVASGK
- a CDS encoding heterodisulfide reductase-related iron-sulfur binding cluster; translation: MEYGYYPGCSLTGSAKRLDRGVRQVCKKLGHSLTEIPDWNCCGALEYGNRNELLSISGENLTKAQAMCKEIVVPCPACYKNLKDADSDKSFNILSPLELLNAENLSQIEQKRDLKDKVFFPYYGCLLMRPEGSAIKNKNIMEDTISAFGGDVDGEKMKDRCCGGNQLFLNKWVTEKLSTLILGKSKGTVVVFCPFCHMAMKTFAVGRKVIYLTDLLLYVMGENKSL
- a CDS encoding 4Fe-4S dicluster domain-containing protein translates to MNEIDHEIIFKYTGYRRADFSVCLGCKICASVCTVNDLELNVNPQELLMKLFVGEIIEGDHPLVRYCTSCYRCASACPWQIRIPEVVRALKESLGIEARFEKAFKKCINIWGRVYEPFVVVMAAPDLLKGGYIKYMPKWMEYAGFHLPHKVKRVSSSKTSKGLNPTEEGRS
- a CDS encoding 4Fe-4S binding protein, whose product is MLGKKIKNGSIEDTLNRFLKDDQHLVLGFEKDENGVSLRAFKNHLDHYSFLNPIFSTNGALHLRRLFSKGTKIILMLRPCEIRAYIELIKLNQIEREDIIAVSIDCLGTVSSKEKADDIPVEAGQLKDYFKNSDTMRWACKVCREKRGVVGDAGIRIDKDGLFWAFPYTEKGETFLTLIEGESEENKTEMLMSGSEKTDKFQNDMKTFAKDFTKCIMCMNCRDMCPVCYCIDCVFNGDEYLPKGDALLNKILRSGPVQLPQGKELFHFIRMYHVSQTCVGCGACEEACPQGIPLTKYFKGVSERLQGMYSYMSGKSFDETIPYLTFLEDELKNAED
- a CDS encoding hydrogenase iron-sulfur subunit, translating into MSQDKAEKNPEIIGFACSYCTFKASEMAGSLRLKYPDGVKLVQVPCSSRVDPAFVIKAIFEGADGVFVAGCHPGDCHFIKGNYFTRRKIAALKEMFDAFSMNDKLRLFWVSAAEARRFVEKVTGMYNEIKERKNVRKEN
- a CDS encoding CoB--CoM heterodisulfide reductase iron-sulfur subunit A family protein, giving the protein MKTGIFICHCGHNIKHTVDVKKLSAYFRKISGVTVSEDYAFVCSEPGQDLIKESIEKHDLNRVVVASCTPGLHGELFKDVLRKSNLNPFLLRRVSIREHCSWVGDDIEENTEKARRLILSALYGASHYVPLEEKVVDVTKSALIIGGGVSGLSAATFLSRMGMHVYLVEKEAELGGHVRSLKNVWPIGQDGSTIVANMVKDLESSENVEIFTSATIESFVGFFGNYEAMLKTPAGETKIIVGGVVAAIGFSPFDPRLKPELNYGKDERIVTTLEFEQSKDILVLPEKPRIAILHCVGSRDEQIGKAYCSRVCCINALRVGDAIKDKYKDSYVESFYMDVRAHPKGGEEFYEDTQEKGVLFTRSNIAEIIPTPKGLIIRGEDTLFGETFEREFDLAVLSIGMSSPEDSKLIASLLKITLDKDKFFLEAHIKLRPFDTAVKGILIAGSCSGPKDVEESINHGRASALKLYAFLNLGYAIVDPFVSSVDPKRCSGCRMCETACVANAIKFNEEKRVVHVEEAACMGCGLCNATCPSSAISLRGYVDAIIDDEIGALLEAI
- a CDS encoding FAD-dependent oxidoreductase, whose translation is MKHVLVVGGGIGGITAGLELASCGVKVTMLEEGPSIGGRMIQLDKTFPTLDCSTCTLSPKMVEVALEKRIDLLSWAKPVAIKKNGTGFTVTILKKTRYVDIKKCTACGSCSPGCPVVMKSEFNMGTGPRKAIYIPFPQAIPNKASIDKRADRPCKAACVDACPIHTNVLGYLKHISEGRFEDAYMLIRETNPFPSSCGRVCYAPCEGVCNRGQLDSPLAIRDLKRSAVDRFDLDTLEPPQVQTTERKVAVIGAGPAGLSCAHDLAMEGHAVTVFETLPEPGGMLRYAIPEYRLPKAELDKEIGYIRRMGVKIECGIEIGKNMDAETLKNEYEAIFVGTGAPVGIRLGVEGEDLSGIMDGLRFLRAVNKGESLEKESLRSHGEREGVALPALLVEGATRVPLIGKKVAVIGGGNTAVDCARTAKRLGSEEVTLIYRRTRQEMPAADEEVEALIHEGIIIEFLATPVRFNGSNGKVSAAECIRMELGEPDASGRRRPVEIKGSEFSVPVDTVITALGQATETDFLNPLGVKLRKNGTVEADPVTCTTSVEGVFAGGDVTTGPAYVVDAIAAGKKAARSIIKFLKGEAIVAESIDAKPEKLSEDEVKKLSTWVTKADRIPMPEEEINQRVTNFREVALGYSAEEAMTEAGRCLAGQIEGCIQCGECERRCEVGAVDHSLKDEIVDLDVDSIVLAPGFDLYDPTEKREYGYGTLEGVITGIEFERICSVTGPTAGDILLNGRVPKRFYFIQCVGSRDRQSGARYCSRVCCMYTAKHASIVKDRIRDAQIYISYIDVRAYGKNYEEFYKSTQENGILYMRGIPGEVVQGENGLLVRVEDMLSGEMREVEVDLVILATGVRPRKGTEELCKIMSIDRDEYGFIKANSVAQSITNVDGIFVCGMGSGPKDVPDTVASSGEAASRCMEYINQ
- a CDS encoding electron transfer flavoprotein subunit alpha/FixB family protein, with product MSYALVVAEVRRGVFEERNLDSIGICALMGKDVSLLVPDDNSYLINEKLVNTIIKVKLEEATFLNPLNMVKVVQAVIDYRGNPDTIVFTHSSSGTELASYVAGYFNLPLITDVSGFNKEKNFFYKSYYSDKLFGEFRQTGEGTCVITVRSGSFKEYAVEKASSPITETIEGTPAAEGRSFIEYVEEETAEIDITKAEFLLSVGRGVGNKDEIPDYEELAGMLKAVLSGSRPVIDKQWLPKPRQVGTSGKTVKPKVYLAMGISGAFQHIAGMKDSDCIIAVNKDPEAPIFQYAHFGIIADIHKVRDKLRNIIKG